The nucleotide window TCACTACGCTTCCACTCACCATGAAAGCCCGGTCCGGAAAGCGCTCCAGAAGTGCCGGCGTCGTCAGTGCCACCGCCATCGATCCGGCGCCGTAGCAGGCGAGGGCGATTGCCACCTCGGCGTTGGTTCCCCCATAGAGGTCGCGGACGTACACGACGGTATTCACCAGGACGAGCGCCGTACCGCACGCAACCACCAGGTTCAGTGCGAGGAGTCCGCGAAGAGACGGTACCCGCAGAAAGATCCGGGACCCCAGAGTGGTGCGATGCAGGAGGGAGCCGCCCCGGGCGGCCGGCGGGGGAGCGGGCAACCGGGTGGTTCCTACGAGCAGGGCAGAAATCAGGAATCCAACGACGGTTCCGGCGAAGAGACTGGAATAGCTCATGACCACCAGCAGTGCGGCTGCGAGAACTGGGCTCAGGAGCGACTCCAGATCGTATGCCAGCCGCGAGAGGGACAGCGCCTTCGTGTAGTCGCGCTCGCGCGTCAGAATCACGGGAATCACGGACTGGAACGCCGGCGTGAAGGTAGCAGAGGCCGACTGCAGCACGAAGACCAGAACGTAGACCTGCCACACCTGATCCACGAACGGCAGCATCAGGGCAACGGCCGCGCGGACAAGGTCGGCCACTATCAGGACGGCTTTCCTGGGAAGGTGCTCGACAAGCGCGGCCATGAGTGGCGCCACGAAGACGTAGGCCAGCATTTTGATGGTGAGGGCGGTACCGAGGACTGCTCCTGCCCGACCCGCCGCAAGATCGAAAGCGAGGAGGCCAAGCGCCACGGTGAGCAGGCCTGTACCAAGGAGCGCAATCACCTGCGCGGAGAAGAGCTTGCGGTACGCAGCAACGCGAAGAACTGTCAGCACAATTCTCAATATAGTGCTTAGGTGCGCATGTATGCACTCATGGTCGTGCTGATCTTAAATATTGACATTCGTCGATACAGTTCAGATACTCATATCGATGAATTTCAATGTTGAAAGCTTCGCAGACTGCGGATCGGAAGGAACAGCGATGTCGAAACAGCACCACCTGCCCGTCGCCATCATCGGAGCCGGCCCGATCGGCCTTGCCGCCGCCGCCCACCTCCTCGAACGGGGCCTGACACCGTTGATTCTCGAGAAGGGCGACGCCGTAGGGGCTGCAATTCGCCAGTGGGGCCACATCCGGCTGTTCTCTCCCTGGCAGTACAACATCGACGACGCCGCCCGCCGCCTTCTGGAGCGCACCGGCTGGCAGGAGCCGCGTGGCTCTGCGCTTCCCTTCGGGAGCGAACTGGTGGAGTCCTACCTTGAGCCGCTCGCGGCGCTACCCGACATCGCAGCAGCCCTACACCTCAACACCGAGGTGCTCGCAGTCACGCGGCAGGGCATGGACAAGACGCGGACCCGGCATCGCGAGAATCAGCCCTTCCTCATCCGTGTGCTCGGCCCGCGAGGACTAGAGGATCACCTCGTGAGAGCAGTTCTCGATGGATCCGGAACCTGGAGCCAGCCCAATCCGCTGGGGCAAGCCGGGCTGCCCGCTCCGGGCGAAGGCGCTGCACGGTCCTTCATCACAGAACCCCTTCCCGACGCCGCAGGCAAGGACCGCCCACGGTTCGCCGGCAAGCGCGTGATGGTCGTCGGTGCAGGTCACTCTGCCGCCAACACCCTGCTGAGTCTCGGACAGGTTGCCAAAGCGGAACCAGGAACGCGGTTGATGTGGGCCGTGCGTGGTCCCGGATCGGCCCAGCGACTCTACGGCGGCGGGGATCTCGACGGGCTGCCCGCCCGCGGAGCGCTGGGAAGCCGGCTGCGCTCGCTGGTGCAGGACGGGGTCGTAGAGCTACTGACCTCCTTCACCATCACTGAACTGGAGGCCGGCGACGGCGCCCTCACCGTCCATGCCTCGAGTCCGGAGGGCGCCCGTGCAGTCGACGTAGACGTGCTCGTTCCGGCGACAGGTTTCCGTCCGGATCTGCGGATGCTCCGCGAACTGCGGCTGGAGCTCGACCCCGCTGTCGAAGCGCCGCGCGGACTGGGGCCGCTGATCGACCCTGAATTTCACTCCTGCGGGACCGTCCCGGCACACGGGGCAGCTGTCCTGGCGCATCCGGACAAGGACTTCTATCTCGTCGGCATGAAGAGCTACGGCCGCGCGCCCACTTTCTTGCTGGCCACCGGATACGAGCAGGTCCGGTCGGTCGTT belongs to Arthrobacter tumbae and includes:
- a CDS encoding FAD-dependent oxidoreductase, with translation MSKQHHLPVAIIGAGPIGLAAAAHLLERGLTPLILEKGDAVGAAIRQWGHIRLFSPWQYNIDDAARRLLERTGWQEPRGSALPFGSELVESYLEPLAALPDIAAALHLNTEVLAVTRQGMDKTRTRHRENQPFLIRVLGPRGLEDHLVRAVLDGSGTWSQPNPLGQAGLPAPGEGAARSFITEPLPDAAGKDRPRFAGKRVMVVGAGHSAANTLLSLGQVAKAEPGTRLMWAVRGPGSAQRLYGGGDLDGLPARGALGSRLRSLVQDGVVELLTSFTITELEAGDGALTVHASSPEGARAVDVDVLVPATGFRPDLRMLRELRLELDPAVEAPRGLGPLIDPEFHSCGTVPAHGAAVLAHPDKDFYLVGMKSYGRAPTFLLATGYEQVRSVVAAIAGDDDAAATVHLELPETGVCSTDLGGSCDVPAGNTQGLSLPSEDAPAPSGCCVRPEPVSLGIPTGLLHGKNLAD
- a CDS encoding MFS transporter; translation: MLTVLRVAAYRKLFSAQVIALLGTGLLTVALGLLAFDLAAGRAGAVLGTALTIKMLAYVFVAPLMAALVEHLPRKAVLIVADLVRAAVALMLPFVDQVWQVYVLVFVLQSASATFTPAFQSVIPVILTRERDYTKALSLSRLAYDLESLLSPVLAAALLVVMSYSSLFAGTVVGFLISALLVGTTRLPAPPPAARGGSLLHRTTLGSRIFLRVPSLRGLLALNLVVACGTALVLVNTVVYVRDLYGGTNAEVAIALACYGAGSMAVALTTPALLERFPDRAFMVSGSVVIAAGVGAAGVVALLQPAWVLMLLLWGLLGAGTSMINTPSARLLRRAATDSTRSYLFTAQFSLSHACFILSYPIAGWVGATAGQPAAAFILAALATLGAVAALRLWTTEPPASGADVPPVDKEWTVERRTGRLAAQPESSERS